The Lycium barbarum isolate Lr01 chromosome 4, ASM1917538v2, whole genome shotgun sequence nucleotide sequence tgccgtTATTCGGGGCTGGTTTTTAATTTTgaccctcaaattgctggtctttaatttttgtccttcgcctaaaataccGTGAGGTTATGGGTTTTGAAtctcagctcagtaaaaaaaaaaaaaaaatcgcaaggtagaatttCGTTGCAAAATTAGACCTATTCGAGCACGCctaatttttatagaattccagcatattttttttttctttttaggttTGGCCTTAAAGCAAATCTTGCCTTGAGCCAATGGCCACTACCTTAAAGCAAACCTACTTTTGCCTTATAAGACGGATTTTTCGCAAAGTCTTATCTTGCAAATCTTTTTCTTTGATTAAGCGTGGGTTTAAACCTAGATTATCGGGGTATTTTCGACTATTtgttttttaagcgaaggacaaaattaaagaccagcaatttgattgagaaaaactaaagaccagtgcctttgaaggtcaatccgcgcaaaaaaaaaaaaaagatttcttcTATCTAACTTTTTAGGCCCAAATGTTCTTACTTACCAAGCCCAAAATTGTAAACAGGCCCAAATCCTTAGAAGTTATAAGTAGTTGAAACAGTTAACATCTAACGACGTCGTTCTAGCTTCTCACCTTCCAAAATCTTTAAACCCCTATCCATTACACTGACTGACAACACTCAAAAACCTCTTACCTTAAAACTCCGACCAAACATGCCCTTCACCCTTCTCTTTCCACCACCTTTCCCTTCACTTCTCCACCATACCCCACCACCCCTCCACTTCAAACCCTTCATAAGGTACCCCACCACCCTCACCACCCCCACCACCCTCACCCCCCTCTTAGCCATTGGAGCTGATGGTAAGTACTACCCCACCCCATCAGATGATGACCCACCTGAAGCACCTGAAGATTCAATGCACGGTGTTAACAAATTCCAGCAAATACAAAGACAAGCAGCTAAAGCAAGAAAAAAACAAGAAGAGCTTTTCAAGAAAGAACAGTCCATTTTTGTAAATGCATTAGCTGATGTTGAAGATGCACCTGATAATCCTAATGCTAATGATAATGACAATTCTGGGGATGATTTGTTTGGTGAAATTGATAAAGCTATTGCCTTGAAAAGAAAAGAGTTTGTTAAACAAGGTCTTTTAAAGCCTAACCCCAAGAAAACAGGTTTAAGTGAGGTTGAAGTTGAGAATGTTGATGAATTAGATCCTGAAGAAGTTGTTGATTTAGAGGAGATTAATGAGCTTACTGGGCTGACTGAAATTTCTGATGGTGAAGAAAGTGAAGGAGAAAGGTCTGATTTTGAGGTAAGTAGTGATGATATGGTTGTTAAAGGTGAATTTACTGAtttatcttcatttgatattGATTTTGATGAGTTTGGTAAAGCAAAACCAAGAATTGTTGAACCTAAGTTTAGGATGAGTTTAGCTGAGCTTTTAGATGAGAGTAGGGTAGTGCCGGTGTCGGTGTATGGAGATTTAGAGGTGGAGATTAGTGGTATACAACACGATTCGCGGTTGGTTGAGAGTGGTGATTTGTTTGTGTGTTGTGTTGGGAGGAAAACCGATGGACATTTATATTTATCTGAGGCTGATAAGAGAGGGGCTGTTGCTGTTGTAGCTAGTAAAGAGATTGATATTGAGGAAACTTTAGGGTGTAAAGCCTTAGTCATTGTGGTGGACACGAATGCAGTGCTTGCGGTGTTAGCTGCTTCGTTTTACAGGCATCCGTCTAGAAGTATGTCTGTGATTGGGATTACAGGAACTAATGGAAAGACTACGGCGTCTTACTTAATAAAGGCAATGTATGGAGCAATGGGGTTGAGAACAGGCATGTTGAGTACAGTAGGGTATTATATTTATGGGGATAACAAGTTAGAGTCCCCTCATACAACCCCGGATTCCGTTTTGGTTCAGAAACTAATGGCAAAGATGGATCATAATGGGACTGAGGCTGTGGTAATGGAGGCTTCTTCTCATGGATTAGCATTAGGTCGGTGTGATGAGGTTGATTTTGACATTGCAGTTTTTACTAACTTGACGCGGGATCATTTAGATTTTCATGGGACCGAGGAGGAGTATAGGGATGCTAAAGCTAAGCTGTTTGCTAGGATGGTGGACCCTGCACGGCACCGTAAGATTGTGAATATTGATGACCCTAGTGCAGCTTTCTTTATAGCACAAGGAAATCCAGATGTCCCTGTTGTGACTTTTGCAATGGAGAATAAGAATGCTGATGTTCATCCCTTAAAGTTTCAATTATCTCTCTTTGAGACTCAAGTGTTGGTCAACACACCTCAAGGCATATTGGAGATTTCGTCCGGGTTGCTTGGAAGGCATAACATCTATAATAT carries:
- the LOC132634909 gene encoding UDP-N-acetylmuramoyl-L-alanyl-D-glutamate--2,6-diaminopimelate ligase MurE homolog, chloroplastic, translated to MPFTLLFPPPFPSLLHHTPPPLHFKPFIRYPTTLTTPTTLTPLLAIGADGKYYPTPSDDDPPEAPEDSMHGVNKFQQIQRQAAKARKKQEELFKKEQSIFVNALADVEDAPDNPNANDNDNSGDDLFGEIDKAIALKRKEFVKQGLLKPNPKKTGLSEVEVENVDELDPEEVVDLEEINELTGLTEISDGEESEGERSDFEVSSDDMVVKGEFTDLSSFDIDFDEFGKAKPRIVEPKFRMSLAELLDESRVVPVSVYGDLEVEISGIQHDSRLVESGDLFVCCVGRKTDGHLYLSEADKRGAVAVVASKEIDIEETLGCKALVIVVDTNAVLAVLAASFYRHPSRSMSVIGITGTNGKTTASYLIKAMYGAMGLRTGMLSTVGYYIYGDNKLESPHTTPDSVLVQKLMAKMDHNGTEAVVMEASSHGLALGRCDEVDFDIAVFTNLTRDHLDFHGTEEEYRDAKAKLFARMVDPARHRKIVNIDDPSAAFFIAQGNPDVPVVTFAMENKNADVHPLKFQLSLFETQVLVNTPQGILEISSGLLGRHNIYNILAAVAVGIAVGAPLEDIVKGIEEVDAVPGRCELIDEEQAFGVIVDYAHTPDALSRLLDYVRELGPRRVITVFGCAGESDRGKRPIMAKIATDKSDVTILTSDNPKTEDPLDILDDMLAGVGWTMQDYLKHGENDYYPPLSNGHRLFLHDIRRVAVRCAVAMGEEGDIVVVAGKGHETYQIEGEKKEFFDDREECREALQYVDELHQAGIDTSEFPWRLPESH